A window of the Mytilus trossulus isolate FHL-02 unplaced genomic scaffold, PNRI_Mtr1.1.1.hap1 h1tg000050l__unscaffolded, whole genome shotgun sequence genome harbors these coding sequences:
- the LOC134699261 gene encoding uncharacterized protein LOC134699261 yields MMSGHIKVSHSELCYDAEVLLPLKEDVLERETLKSQFPSAVGLRYHVGGVLKAVAADTRGFSSPDGGWGTRRYIVVTTAECAGQARDIIGNRPSTSGLAQQITSVFKSSKATSHPRTHFSPIQGAASRKDIRQQMKKKKKLFEKSYKVVFIGNIKLPGILCADIILEEGLINISSEDTEDTIKNKLLDIFDSTDKDPTKIIFLSCSHKKLSKPNVPSTFKFDGIGLKALIGQGKLYVLVEGPEFENDKDMMDQNKLDDTDMTDEELPVFGKTHSLQIPQADTNASMNSDQENTGSSAKPQTDITKTVQSQDIVEGDPEDTGTPTITFHPSCLERRERRSRLSLRSSTGNDALACPSTYRSYVQLFETEIVTVDDSDDEGDKTIPMDGDISLPELLIKLQSQVDLEKITKFNINRNLVLDGARRAIKRKSFCAKSKISVKFTDDVGIAEGAVDEGGPKREFLRMLMKKIQYLHIFEGPENRRILAYSTSALEDNLYRDVGLFFSLSIVHGGPSPKFLSPVMYNALVGQAGERNIEDIADGDLRGEVQKLKDASSLQDLNKQMNAMSTLLITAGCFRPILNMQQKDKLIMDIVRFLVLERTSTPLHQLRDGLQTLDVLTYIQEHYKAFKDLFVCQGNEKLTAEMMEVVFMDIKMSVQAATEDGTRRTLLDIGEIF; encoded by the exons ATGATGTCAGGTCATATAAAGGTTTCACATAGTGAACTTTGTTATGATGCTGAGGTCTTATTGCCACTTAAAGAAGATGTTTTGGAGAGGGAGACACTCAAATCACAGTTTCCTTCAGCAGTGGGTTTGAGGTACCATGTAGGAGGGGTGTTGAAAGCTGTTGCAGCTGATACAAGAGGGTTTTCTTCTCCAGATGGAGGTTGGGGAACAAGAAGATATATTGTTGTAACAACAGCAGAATGTGCTG GACAAGCAAGAGATATCATTGGCAACAGGCCAAGTACAAGTGGATTGGCTCAGCAGATTACTTCTGTGTTTAAGTCGTCAAAAGCCACTTCACACCCAAGGACACATTTCTCACCAATACAGGGAGCTGCCTCCAGAAAAGACATTagacaacaaatgaaaaagaagaagaagttaTTTGAAAAGTCatataaagttgtttttattggaaatataaaattgcCAGGCATTCTGTGTGCAGATATTATCCTAGAAGAAGGATTAATTAACATAAGTTCGGAGGATACAGAGGACACTATTAAAAACAAACTACTTGACATATTTGACAGCACTGACAAAGATCCCACCAAGATCATTTTTTTATCGTGCTCACACAAAAAATTATCCAAACCAAATGTACcatcaacattcaaatttgatGGAATAGGGCTGAAGGCTCTGATTGGTCAAGGGAAGCTTTATGTTCTCGTCGAGGGCCCTGAG tttgaaaatgATAAGGACATGATGGATCAAAACAAATTAGATGACACAGACATGACAGACGAGGAACTTCCAGTATTCGGCAAGACACACTCTTTACAG ATACCCCAAGCAGACACAAATGCAAGTATGAACAGTGACCAGGAAAATACAGGCTCATCCGCA AAACCACAAACAGACATCACCAAAACTGTGCAAAGTCAAGATATAGTGGAAGGTGATCCGGAAGATACAGGCACACCGACA ATAACATTTCATCCATCGTGCTTAGAACGTAGAGAGCGTAGATCTCGATTAAGCTTGCGGTCATCTACTGGTAATGATGCTCTGGCATGTCCTTCAACTTACAg GTCATATGTCCAGCTGTTTGAAACTGAAATAGTAACAGTTGATGACTCCGATGATGAAGGTGACAAAACCATACCAATGGATGG tGATATCAGTTTGCCAGAGTTATTAATAAAGTTACAGTCACAGGTTGACCTGGAGAAGATAACGAAATTCAATATCAACAGAAACCTTGTTTTAGATGGTGCTCGGAGAGCCATCAAAAGGAAATCCTTCTGTGCTAAAAGCAAGATAAGTGTGAAGTTTACGGACGATGTAGGAATCGCAGAAGGTGCCGTAGATGAAGGTGGACCAAAAAGAGAGTTCTTGAGAATGCTGATGAAAAAGATCCAATACCTGCACATTTTTGAAGGTCCTGAAAACAGAAGAATTTTGGCCTATAGTACATCAG cCCTAGAAGACAATCTGTACAGAGATGTTGGATTATTCTTTTCCCTATCCATTGTACACGGAGGACCATCACCAAAATTCCTTTCTCCAGTTATGTACAATGCGTTGGTAGGACAAGCTGGAGAAAGGAATATTGAAGATATAGCAGATGGTGACTTGAGAGGAGAAGTTCAAAAG ttaaAAGATGCATCAAGTTTGCAAGACTTGAACAAACAAATGAATGCAATGTCAACCCTGTTGATAACAGCGGGATGTTTCAGGCCTATATTGAACATGcaacaaaaagataaattaatcATGGATATTGTCAGATTTTTGGTCCTGGAAAGAACCAGTACTCCTCTTCACCA GTTGCGTGATGGGTTACAGACACTTGATGTATTAACGTACATTCAAGAGCATTATAAAGCATTTAAGGATTTGTTTGTCTGtcaaggaaatgaaaaattgacCGCTGAAATGATGGAGGTGGTGTTTATGGATATCAAAATGTCAGTCCAGGCAGCAACAGAAGACGGGACGAGGAGAACATTGTTGGATATTGGAGAGATTTTTTAA
- the LOC134699217 gene encoding uncharacterized protein LOC134699217, whose amino-acid sequence MATYPDHEHDEEQEESIFEIFFQDLDETLSYCENIPDNPPNCDIEYFRNRLKSAVDGLNCLEFNLVINRADQSLIEKIQTLLSCLQPLREHWSTIDFSMPSSFLSIVDGAGCISATDRLGRPPAFICTDQVEYLFKIGFKIGEIARMFLVHRTTLWRRLKYEEKNLVRHTMINDSELMSVMREIVNSQPHTGVSMMIGHLKAKGISVQQSRVRRTLRDIDPGSTLIRWGLTAVRRKYSVAGPNDLWHIDGHHALIRWKLVTHGGIDGFSRLIVFLKCSNNNLAVTVLNSFLKAVESYSLPSRVRGDQGSENVLVARYMEERRGSDRGSFIAGKSVHNSRIERLWRDVYYAVIQTFYSLFYYLEGNDLLDVDNQKDLLCLHYVFIPRINEALSQFVVAYNSHGLRTERCWSPQKIWVNSMIQKNIHSAELNSENILIDGIEQYGIDPQVNDVQTHGEDIGSLDMLNMQPDHVIVDVDNLLSQVDPLIPSNEHGVDVYLAAREIVRHDDV is encoded by the coding sequence ATGGCAACATACCCAgatcatgaacatgatgaagaaCAAGAAGAgtctatttttgaaatttttttccaAGACTTGGACGAAACGTTATCATATTGTGAAAATATCCCAGATAACCCTCCAAATTGTGACATAGAATACTTTCGCAACAGATTGAAAAGTGCAGTGGATGGCTTAAATTGTTTAGAATTTAATTTAGTTATAAATAGAGCTGATCAGAGCTTAATTGAGAAAATTCAAACCCTATTATCTTGTCTTCAGCCCCTGAGAGAACATTGGAGCACGATAGATTTTTCTATGCCATCTAGTTTCTTGAGCATTGTTGATGGAGCAGGATGTATTTCAGCGACTGATAGGCTGGGAAGGCCTCCTGCTTTTATATGCACCGACCAAGtggaatatttgtttaaaattggttTTAAGATAGGTGAAATAGCCAGAATGTTCTTAGTGCACAGAACAACACTATGGAGACGACTTAAATATGAGGAGAAGAATCTGGTTAGACATACTATGATAAATGATTCAGAATTGATGTCAGTGATGCGAGAAATCGTTAACAGTCAACCACATACTGGTGTGAGTATGATGATTGGCCACTTAAAAGCAAAAGGTATAAGTGTGCAACAGTCACGTGTAAGGAGAACTCTGCGTGATATTGATCCAGGAAGCACCTTGATACGATGGGGCTTAACTGCAGTTCGCAGGAAATACTCAGTTGCAGGGCCTAATGACCTATGGCATATTGATGGACACCATGCGCTGATCCGCTGGAAATTAGTAACACATGGAGGTATTGATGGTTTTTCGCGATTAATAGTGTTCTTAAAATGCTCGAACAACAACTTGGCGGTCACTGTTTTGAACTCGTTTTTGAAAGCAGTTGAATCGTACTCATTACCATCTCGAGTCAGAGGTGATCAAGGaagtgaaaatgttttagttgCTAGATATATGGAAGAAAGGCGAGGCTCTGATCGTGGTAGTTTTATAGCAGGAAAATCTGTGCACAATAGCAGAATTGAAAGGCTTTGGAGAGATGTTTATTATGCTGTAATTCAAACATTCTATTCATTGTTTTACTATCTAGAAGGAAATGATCTGCTAGATGTTGATAATCAAAAGGATCTGCTGTGTTTACATTATGTGTTTATACCTCGTATCAACGAAGCACTCTCTCAATTCGTAGTGGCATATAATAGTCATGGGTTAAGAACAGAACGTTGTTGGTCACCACAAAAGATCTGGGTGAACAGCATGAttcaaaaaaacattcattcagCTGAACTGAAtagtgaaaatattttaattgatggAATTGAGCAGTATGGAATAGACCCTCAAGTTAATGATGTTCAAACACATGGTGAAGATATTGGCTCATTGGACATGCTGAATATGCAACCAGATCATGTAATTGTAGATGTGGATAACTTGTTGAGTCAGGTTGACCCTCTTATTCCAAGTAATGAACATGGAGTTGATGTTTATCTTGCTGCAAGAGAGATTGTACGACATGATGATGTGTAg